In the genome of Monodelphis domestica isolate mMonDom1 chromosome 2, mMonDom1.pri, whole genome shotgun sequence, one region contains:
- the ATP5PB gene encoding ATP synthase F(0) complex subunit B1, mitochondrial: MLSRLALHAAGALAPALKNAAPLAPGVLQTTRIFHTASPRLAPLPPLPEHGGKVRHGLIPEEFFEFMYPKTGVTGPYVLGTGLALYLLSKEIYVITADTFAAMSTLGLFVYIVKKYGASVAAFADKLREDQLAEAEGLKQTSMKNIQDAIDLEKQQQDLVGKRHYLFDVQRNNIAMTIELFYRERLHKVYTEVKNRLDYHIAKQNMMRRKEQEHMITWVENHVVKSISAQQEKETIAKCIADLKVLAKKAQMQSQALM; this comes from the exons ATGCTGTCCCGGCTGGCACTGCACGCTGCTGGAGCCTTAG CTCCGGCGCTCAAGAACGCGGCCCCACTGGCTCCAGG GGTGCTTCAGACAACCAGAATTTTTCACACAGCATCCCCCCGCCTggctcctttgcctcctcttCCTGAGCATGGAGGGAAAGTTCGGCATGGGTTGATTCCTGAGGAATTCTTTGAGTTTATGTATCCTAAAACTGGAGTTACAG gtCCTTATGTATTGGGCACAGGACTTGCCCTGTATCTTCTCTCCAAAGAAATCTATGTTATTACTGCTGATACTTTTGCTGCCATGTCAACATTGGGGCTCTTTGTCTATATAGTTAAAAAATATGGTGCCTCTGTCGCAGCTTTTGCTGATAAACTCAGAGAG GATCAGCTGGCTGAGGCAGAAGGACTGAAACAGACTTCTATGAAAAATATCCAAGATGCAATTGACCTGGAAAAGCAACAGCAGGATCTGGTTGGCAAACGTCACTACCTTTTTGATGTCCAGAGG AACAACATTGCCATGACAATAGAACTCTTCTACCGAGAGAGACTGCACAAAGTGTACACAGAGGTGAAGAATCGCCTGGATTATCACATTGCAAAGCAGAACATGATGCGACGCAAAGAGCAAGAACACATGATCACATGGGTGGAGAACCATGTGGTGAAGAGCATCTCTGCTCAGCAG GAAAAGGAAACCATTGCCAAGTGCATTGCAGATCTGAAGGTGCTAGCAAAGAAGGCACAAATGCAATCACAGGCCCTTATGTAG